One Actinoplanes missouriensis 431 DNA segment encodes these proteins:
- a CDS encoding FUSC family protein — MGILLLKDVPAALRAGVSVATPLLAVLLIDRPHWSMYAAFGAFTSLYGRTRTGRARLAMQSGAALALVLAVLVGVLVSVLQARTWLAVVIAALIGGAGSALASVAEWHPPGALFLVFAFGAVASVHHELADVPAAVAVAVASAAFSLLVGSVPTLLRPRRPTPPGPAPAAGGPPSPPAPSVPPAPLAPSVPPSPPVPPSPPVPSVPSMPSAPPVPSAPPVPSVPPVPLAPPPPASAPTPPAPASPADVPVAVPPRADLGELPRVNVPGRLRHALPGSAAAASSALVAGAVATGFGIGHPYWATVAAVAPLAARGRSAQLVRAAHRIAGTLGGLLVAALVLAPGFGPYPAVAILAVLQIAAELVVGRNYGVAMLFITPLALLMNQVAAPRPMADLLWDRGLETVIGGAIACLIIILTHSLTTRTPQAEP, encoded by the coding sequence ATGGGGATCTTGCTGCTCAAGGACGTGCCGGCCGCCCTGCGCGCCGGGGTCAGCGTGGCGACGCCGCTGCTGGCCGTGCTGCTGATCGATCGCCCGCACTGGTCGATGTACGCGGCGTTCGGCGCGTTCACCTCCCTCTACGGCCGGACCCGCACCGGCCGCGCCCGCCTGGCGATGCAGTCCGGGGCGGCGCTGGCCCTGGTGCTGGCGGTCCTGGTGGGCGTGCTGGTCAGCGTCCTGCAGGCCCGAACCTGGCTGGCCGTCGTGATCGCCGCGCTGATCGGCGGGGCGGGCAGCGCTCTGGCCTCGGTCGCCGAGTGGCATCCGCCGGGCGCGCTGTTCCTGGTGTTCGCGTTCGGCGCGGTGGCGTCGGTGCACCACGAGCTCGCCGACGTGCCGGCGGCCGTGGCGGTGGCCGTGGCGAGCGCGGCGTTCTCCCTGCTGGTGGGCAGTGTTCCCACGTTGCTCCGCCCCAGACGCCCCACCCCACCGGGCCCGGCCCCGGCCGCAGGCGGTCCGCCCTCTCCGCCCGCGCCGTCCGTGCCGCCCGCGCCGCTTGCGCCGTCCGTGCCGCCCTCTCCACCCGTGCCGCCCTCTCCACCCGTGCCGTCCGTGCCGTCCATGCCGTCCGCGCCGCCCGTCCCGTCCGCGCCGCCGGTCCCGTCCGTGCCGCCCGTGCCGCTCGCGCCCCCTCCGCCTGCGTCAGCGCCCACTCCTCCTGCGCCCGCGTCGCCCGCGGATGTTCCGGTCGCGGTCCCGCCGCGTGCCGATCTTGGAGAGTTGCCTCGCGTGAATGTGCCGGGCAGGCTCCGGCACGCCCTGCCCGGTTCGGCGGCCGCTGCCTCGTCCGCGCTGGTGGCCGGCGCGGTGGCGACGGGTTTCGGGATCGGACATCCCTACTGGGCGACGGTCGCCGCCGTAGCCCCGCTTGCCGCCCGCGGCCGCTCCGCCCAGCTGGTCCGCGCCGCCCACCGGATAGCCGGAACCCTCGGCGGACTCCTGGTGGCCGCACTGGTCCTGGCACCCGGGTTCGGCCCCTACCCGGCGGTGGCGATCCTCGCCGTTCTGCAGATCGCCGCCGAACTCGTGGTGGGCCGCAACTACGGCGTCGCGATGCTCTTCATCACCCCGCTGGCCCTGCTGATGAACCAGGTGGCCGCGCCCCGCCCGATGGCCGACCTCCTGTGGGACCGAGGCCTGGAAACCGTGATCGGCGGCGCCATAGCCTGCCTGATCATCATCCTGACCCACAGCCTCACCACCCGGACGCCGCAGGCCGAGCCGTAG